TGCGGGATATTACGGGCCTTCTCATTGACATTCATGGACAGCATGAACATCAGTCTTTACTCTACAAATCAAAACATCTTGAGATTCTGGACCGCTACCAGGAGAAAAAGTCCCATGAGCTAAAAGAGAATATTGCAGATACATATCGGGAATATGTCCGGTTAAAAGACCGCCTTTCCTCCTTCCTCCTTGATGAGGAAGCCAGGCTTAGAGAAATGGACTTTATCCGCTACGAGATAGAAGAGATCGAGAATGCCGGACTAAAGGAAGGGGAAAAAGAAGAACTGTCCTCCAGATACCGCCTTTTTTTGAATGCAAAGAAAATAACTGAAAGTCTTTCTATCGCCTATTCCGCCGTAGATACGGATTTCATCAGCCGTGCCTTAAAAGAGGTGGAAGGAGTTGCTTCCTATGATGACAGGCTCTCTGCCATAAGGGACCAGCTTTTTGATGCGGATTCCATTTTAAGCGATATCAGCCGGGAAATAAACTCTTACATGGATGACATGTCCTTTGACGAGGATGAATACAGGCAGATGGAAGAGCGCCTTGACGTCCTGCAAAATCTGGAAGCAAAATATGGAGGAAGCATAAAACAGATTTTTAAGAACCTGGAAGAAAAACAGAAACGTCTGGAAGAGTTGGAGGATTATGACGGAGCCAGAAAAAGAACGGCAGAAGAACTACAAAAGGTTTCGGACCGTCTGGAGCTTCTTTCCCAACAATTATCTGACATGAGAAAGCATACGGCTAAGGAACTGACAGAGAAGATAAGGGAAGGGCTTAAGGACTTAAACTTCATTGATGTGGAATTTTCCATGGAGTTTTCACGCCTTGGCCATTATACAGCTAACGGCTTTGACGAGGCGGAGTTTTTGATCTCCACCAACCCGGGAGAGGCTTTAAAGCCTTTGGGCATGGTAGCTTCCGGCGGCGAACTGTCCAGGATCATGCTGGCCATTAAGACTGTACTGGCGGATACTGATGACATACCGACTTTGATTTTTGACGAGATTGACACCGGAATCAGCGGGCGCACAGCCCAGAAGGTATCGGAAAAGCTGGCTTACATTGCCGGGAACCATCAGGTAATCTGCATCACCCATCTGCCTCAGATCGCTGCCATGGCTGACTGCCATTACGAGATCGCTAAATCGGTGGAAGAGGGCAGGACGGCCACTTCCATACGCTCTTTGAGCGGGGAAGAGGTGGTAGAGGAGCTGGCAAGGCTTTTGGGCGGAGCGGAGATAACCGAAGCAGTGAGAGCCAATGCAAGGGAAATGAAGCGGCTGGCAAAAGAGGGCAGATAACCCTTTAACCTTTTGCAAATATGCCTCACCTTTTGAATATATGGCCCACAGAGTTGTAGTGAAAGGAATAATCATTGAAGGATTATATTGCTGAATGCGTAAACATGTTAGGTGATTTTTGCGGGAAGAGGGATATTCTGGCTTATGCAATGAAGTAATGAATGCTTTTGAGAAATTGAAAAAAGAATACGCTCATATGATACGGACAGCAAATCCTTTGTACGTGTCAGTGAAATAAATTTCTATTTTTTGTGCCTATTTTCTCATTGGAATTTCTGTCCCTTTCAAACATGATTTTGAACCGTGTCCTGAGGGGTGATAAAATGCCGCAAACCGCATAAACATTATGTTTTTGCAGGATTGCGGCATATTCTTTTTTAAAACTGCTGCATTTTTTACTGTCTGTTTATACTGTTAAGCTTTCTTGCTTACTATTTATTTAAGTTTTTTAAGATTTCATTATAATGTCTTGTTGCTAATGCGCTGGGCTCGCCCTTTTTGCAGAAAGAGAGTTTTGCCAATTTAGGTACGACTCGCTCAACTATGATTTGGCCGTTAACTGTTTTTGATTTTAAATTTTCAAACGCTTCAAGGAAACGGCTATCGTTTTTTGCACGGTTATAAAAGGATAAGACATAGACGTATTCAAACAAATTGTAATTGCGGAAAGGGTATTCGACCTGCATAAACAGCGTTCCTATACCATAATGGCAAGGACCCATCGGTTTGCGGAT
The nucleotide sequence above comes from Lacrimispora sp. BS-2. Encoded proteins:
- the recN gene encoding DNA repair protein RecN translates to MLSELHVKNLALIEKADVEFGQGFNVLTGETGAGKSIIIGSVTIALGGKTPKDIIRKGAEYAYIELIFTVSDSEKVRLLKAFDVYPDGDGTVIISKKIMPSRSLSKINDETVTAGKLRDITGLLIDIHGQHEHQSLLYKSKHLEILDRYQEKKSHELKENIADTYREYVRLKDRLSSFLLDEEARLREMDFIRYEIEEIENAGLKEGEKEELSSRYRLFLNAKKITESLSIAYSAVDTDFISRALKEVEGVASYDDRLSAIRDQLFDADSILSDISREINSYMDDMSFDEDEYRQMEERLDVLQNLEAKYGGSIKQIFKNLEEKQKRLEELEDYDGARKRTAEELQKVSDRLELLSQQLSDMRKHTAKELTEKIREGLKDLNFIDVEFSMEFSRLGHYTANGFDEAEFLISTNPGEALKPLGMVASGGELSRIMLAIKTVLADTDDIPTLIFDEIDTGISGRTAQKVSEKLAYIAGNHQVICITHLPQIAAMADCHYEIAKSVEEGRTATSIRSLSGEEVVEELARLLGGAEITEAVRANAREMKRLAKEGR